In Mammaliicoccus sp. Marseille-Q6498, the genomic stretch ATTAACAAGAGGTATTAAAACATTAGGATTAAGATTAGAACAAATCAACCGTAATGTTAAAGAAGTTGTAGAACTTTTAAACAGACACGAATCAGTAGTAAAAACCATTCACCCACTAAACGAAGACCACGTTAACCGTGAAGTACATTTTAATCAAGCATCAGGCTATCCTGGGATTATATCTTTTGAAGTGGAAAATGTAGAAAAAGCAAAAGAAGTCATTAAACATACAAAACTATTCACCTTAGCAGAAAGCCTAGGCGCAGTAGAAAGCTTAATCTCAGTACCAAGTTTAATGACACACGCATCAATACCAGCTGAAATCAGACATAAAGAAGGCATTGCAGACGGTATGATAAGACTATCAATCGGTATCGAAGACTCAGAAGACTTAGTAGCCGACTTAGAAAACGCACTAAACCAAATATAATATGAAAAAAACCAGTAGATTCTGGGGGTATCCCCTGAATCTACTGGTTTTTTCATTATTTTAAGATTGAAATGGAAGCTAAATTGCTAGAACGGTGATTCTAGCAATTTAGGACCGCTCTTAATGAACACTTCTTCTGACTTTTGTTCGTTAGACACTCGCTATGTTGCTAGATTAGTCAGTTTAGCAATTTAGAACAGCTCTATGTTGCTAGATTTACCAGTTTAGCAATTTAGGACCTCTCTATGTTGCTAGATTTACTAGTTTAGCAATTTAGACTCCCTCTATGTTGCTAGATTTGGCAGTTTAGCAATTTAGACTCCCTCTATGTTGCTAGATTTACCTGTTTAGCAATTTAGACTCCCTCTATGTTGCTAGATCTGTCAGTTTAGCAATTTAGAATCTCGCTATGTTGCTAGATTCTCCAGTTTAGCAATTTAGACGCTTGCTATGTTGCTAGATTAGTCAGTTTAGCAATTTAGACACCCGCTATGTTGCTAGATTTACCAGTTTAGCAATTTAGACTCGCTCTATGTTGCTAGATTCATCAGTTTAGCAATTTAGAATCTCGCTATGTTGCTAGATTCATCAGTTTAGCAATTTAGACTCGCTCTATATTGCATGTCAGCCTCCACTTGCAACTTACAACGCCTCTATATTGCATGTCAGACTCCACTTGCAACTTAGAACGCCTCTATATTGCATGTCAGCCCTCACTTGCAACTTACAACGCCTCTATATTGCATGTTGGCCTCCACTTGCAACTTACAACGCCTCTATATTGCATGTCGACTTTCACTTGCAACTTAGAACGCCTCTATATTGCATGTCAGACTCCACTTGCAACTTACAACGCCTCTATATTGCATGTCAGCCCTCACTTGCAACTTAGCGACTCAATTCCAGTCTCTATTATATACACATGTTACTATTGATTACTTTTTACACCAACTAAGCCAGAGAGCAGACCCGAATCGCCCCTCGACAACCCGAGCCACACCTCAACACTCAACACCACACACTTTCTAAAACTTAAATTTGTCTGGTCGGTAGAATACGATCATAATCGAAGCTACTAGGAAAAAGGCCATCGCTACAAATAATGGATAGTTAATATTAATATCGAATACGAATCCTGCTACTAATGGTCCTAGCAAGTTCCCAACACTGGTAGCTGCTGAGTTTAGTCCGCCTGCTGTTCCTTGGTGATTGCCTGCTAGTTTTGAGAAGTAGTTGGTCATGGATGGTCTGATTAAGTCGAATCCTATAAATAATACAAAACTTACTAACATCACCGTGATATAGTTTGGTGCTGCTGCGTAAACGCCTAATATTACAATAGAATAAATTAATGAGAATAATGTCAGTTTTATTTCTCCGACTCTTCCTACTAGTTTCTCGAATAGGAATAACTGGAATATAACCCCGACAATTGCGCCACCTGTAATTGCGATGGATATATCTTTTGGTTGGAAGTTTACTTTTTCTGCTGTATATAATGAATACATTGTTTCTGTAGAAGCTAAACCGTAAGATAATATGAGCATAATAATGACAGGTACTACGAATAGTTTATAAGGAAATGGTTCTTTTACTTTTCGTTTTTGTCCGTCTGCTGAGTCATGATCTTCTTTTTCTTCTTTCAACAGTATGATTGAGAATAATAATGCTAAAATTCCTAATCCACCTGCAAAATAAAAAGGCATTCTATGTGATATTTCAGCTAAGAAACCACCGATACCTGGTCCGACGATAAATCCTGTATTGATAACAGCCGACATATAGCTAAAGTTTCTCGCTCTGTTTTCATTTGTAGATAAATCGCCTATCATACCGTTTACACCTGGCATAACAAAAGCTGCACTAATACCACCTAACATTCTAGATAATAAAAGTATTGAAAATGAATTACCAACAGCAAAGATAAATTCTGAAATTGAGAATAATAACAGACCTATAATGATAATGATTTTTTTACCAAATTTATCAGCAAATTTTCCGCCGAACGGTGAGGCTATCATTTGAAACAGCGCAAAAACTGCAACAAGAATGCCTAAATCACTACCATTTAAATCTAAATCATGTAGTAAAGTTGGTAATACCGGTATAACGATACTAATTCCTAAAAACATTAGGAATAAATTAAAATATAAAACATTTAACTTTTTGTTCATGTTAGCCCCCCTAACTTGTTACTTTTTACAAATTATATATATTTCCTACTATACCCTAAAGTATTTATTTTAGTTCGTAAATATAAATACAAACTTTAATATATCTAATTTAAAGTGTATAGTAACTATATAGTCAAGCGGAGGAATTCAAAATATGAAAAATATTAATCACATACCTATTAGCGAATTTGCTAGCCTTACAAATATAAGCCGTCAGACGCTTATTTATTACGATAAAATCGACCTTTTCAAGCCAGATTATAAGAACGAAATTGGCTATCGTTATTATTCAGTTAAACAAATTGAATTCATTAATGTCATCACATTACTTAAAGATTTAGGCATGTCATTAAAAGAAATTAAACAATATACACAAGACAAATCGCCCGAATACTTTTTGAATTTAATGCATCAACAAAAAAAGACTATCCAACAACAAAAAGAAAAGCTTAATCATAACGAAATGGTTATAGATGAAAAGATACAGTCTATTAGAGAAGCCATACAAACAGATTTCGAAACCATTACTATGCATCACTTAGAAGAAACGACATTTTATATTAGTGATAATATTAGTAACGTATCAGAACTCGACTTTTTAATATCAATTAATCATTTTGTAGAAGAACTGAAATCCCATGCACTCTACTCTAGCCAACCAATTGGCGTTATCACGAATAGAAGAGAAATTTTAAAACATGAATTTAATAACTACACATATCTATACGTTAAAATTCCAAACAAATATCGCCACTTCGAAAACGCCATCACACTTAAAGGATCATTTTTAGTTGGATATCACGTCGGTAAAGACAATGGCATTAAAAAATCATATAAAAAAATGTTAAAAGAAATCGAACGACTCAATTTAACGATCGGACAATACGTTTACGAAGAATATGTATTCGATTCTGTTATAAAAAACAATGAGAATGAATATATAACGAAGATAATGATAGAAATAGAAAAAGGTTAAGACAAAAGCGTTTAGATTTCGTACAAAAAAACAATCCTGAAAAAAATCAAAATATTTTTTCAGGATTGTTCTCTTTTTGCTTAGCGTACTGCCTTTCATTTTATCGCAAACTTTTTAAAATACGTACATACTTTCCAAATGTATTCGAGCGGTCCATATTTGAAATAAGTTAGCCATATACTAGAAATAAACAACTGTACCACAACAATCATAATCGCAAGTTGACCTGTTACAGTAAGATGCGCTTCGTACATGTTTAATAAATATCCGAATAACAATATCAATAATGTCTGTCCAATATAATTAGAAAGTGCCATTCGACCGTAAAATCTTAAAGGTATTAATAATTTTTGTACGACTTTAAACTGTAAAATTGTCACAAGAAAAGTAAAATAAAAGACTGAAATAACTGGGCTCAGGCGAATAATATTATTTCCTGTTTCATCATAACGATTATTGTACTCACCTACAGACAAACCTGTATGTTGAATCGCCTCATAAGACGGCCCTACATATGTTTGACTCATAAAATATATGCCTACTATCGATATAAGTAATGAAATCACCATAATAATAGCGTAATACATTCTATGTTGATTAAACTTATTATGCAAATCAAACTGAGCAAACGTTAACCCTAATATAAATAATGGTAAAGGCATCACTGTTTTAACATCTACCGAAATGACTAAGAGCAACAATATCAATCCAATGATTAAATTAATCCATTTGTTCATTTTAAATACAGGTAATAAAAACAGTCCAAATATCGCATAAATAAACAACGCCTCTCCTGGTTGTAATTGCATATGTAAGAAACCAAATATCGCAAGTACAACAATTCTTCTTAAATATAATACATATTGATTTTCAGCTTTATCTTTTGCTCTATCCATAAAAATATAAAAACCGATACCGAATAAAAATGAAAAAATTGAAAAGAACTTAGATTCTACAAATAAATCTAAAAATTTTCTATACGCTAAATCATTCATAGAAAAATCATATGTAGAATGTAGTAAAACTGGAATATTCAAAAATATAATGCCCATTAACGCAAAACCTCTTATATAATCTAGCTCATGAATTCTCTCTTTAGTTGAAGTTGGATTCACCACTTATACCTCCTCTTTAATGTCTTGTTATAATTTATCACGTACACCGGAAAATACAACGAACATTATTGTCACATCGACTGTCACATGGGGTTTAGACACAAAAAAAGGACTCAGACATAATCGTCTAAGTCCTAATTCTTACTATTAAAATAACTGCTGAATACCTTCTTCAAAATACGCTTCAAAATATTCTGGTGTATGCGTACCTTCAGGATTAGTCTCAAATATAAAAGTAGAATCTGGATTAATAAGTTTACCCTTTAGCAACTCGACACCTTTATACGTATAAGGAACCATATCACTTATAACATTATGATACCCTACACCTTCCTGCTCGCCTACATACCAATAAATATGACGTGGATATTCAATATCCTTAGCACGCGCAATCAATTCAACAAAATCCGGATACCACATAGAAACAGATATTAATAAATAATGACCAAACAAATGTGGTCTCGTTAATAAAGCATACAATGACGTTAACGCACCAAACGATGCACCACCGATAGTTAAATACTCCGCTTCATCAAATATATGATAATTCTCCTTAAGAAACGGTATTAACTCGTATTCCACTAAATCTAAATACTCGTCAACCTTACCGTCAAAATGTAATCCTTCGACATCCGCTTCCCATGGCGTATATTCACTATTTCTATCTTCAGGCTCTAAACCAACGAACATGATATTTTTAGGATCTTTTTTGATCAATTCGCTAAAAATGTAATCCCCATCTTGAACAATCACAGTTGTAAAAGGCTTAGGATTTTCTTCATTATAATTAGTTGGAAACGCAATTGTTAATAAGCGATTATTCCATAATATTTTTTGTACCTCTTGCATTACAGTTCACTCCCGCTTTCTCTATTCAGTAACAATAAAGAAACATTATCATTTGGGTAGTATAACATAGATATGATGTTATATATAACGTGCAAAAACCACCAACCTTGGATGGTTGGTGGTTTGGGGGATTTTAAATAATTTATATTAAGATTTGCTTGATACAAACTCTTTTATCTTACTTATAACTTTATTCAATTCTTCATCTAACATGTTAGAGCCTGATGGTATACATAAACCATTTTCAAATAAATCTTTAGCATTATCTTCGTTTTCAAGAATGTAATCATATTTATCATACAAAGGTTGCATATGCATTGGTTTCCATACAGGTCTAGCTTCTATATTATTCTCTTGTAAATAGGCAATTAAATCTGAAGATGTAAACCCTACTTTTTTAGAATCGATTGTCAATGCAGTTAACCATCTATTTGATTTAGTATCTGTTAATTCAGGTTGAAAATTAAATCCTTCAATATTACCTAATTCACTTTGGTAAGTATTAAAGATTTCTCTTCTTTTATTTACTCTGTCTTCTAAAACTTCCATCTGTCCTCTTCCGATACCAGCAGAAATATTACTTAAACGATAATTAAATCCAAGTTCACTATGTTGATAATGAATTGCTTGATCGCGAGCTTGTGTAGATAGGAATAAAGCATGATCTATATTTTCTTTATTGTTAGAAACCAACATTCCTCCACCACTTGTCGTAATAATTTTATTACCATTAAATGAGAAGATACCGTAATCTCCAAAGCTACCACTTTTTCTACCTTTATATTCTGAACCTAATGATTCCGCAGCATCTTCAATTAATTTAACGTTAAATTTCTTACATAAGCTTACAATCTCATCCATTTTTGCTGATTGGCCATATAAATTAACGACTAATACTGCTTTTGGTAATTTACCAAGTTCATCATATTTTTCTAACGCTTTTCTTAATGCATATGGAGACATGTTCCAAGTCTCATTATCAGAATCAATGAAAACAGGTGTAGCATTCTGGTATAAAATTGGATTAGAAGTAGCACAGAATGTTAAAGAAGAACAAAATACAATATCTCCTTCAGTTACGCCACATTCAATTAAAGCTAAATGTATGGCAAACGTACCACTACCTAAAGCTAATGAATGATCTAATTGAACATAATCTCTAACTGTTTTTTCGAATTCTGTAACATTTTCACCTAATGGCGCAATCCAATTCTTTTCAAAAGCTTCATTTATATATTTTTGTTCATTTCCGCCCATGTGAGGTGAAGATAACAATATTCTTTCTGACATTTTAATTCATCTCCTAATTGGTTTAGCTGGGGATCCAACTACTATCTGATTATTTCCAATATCATTAACTACTGTTGCTCCGGCACCAACTATTGTATTATCTCCAACTTTTTTAGTTGGTATAACCGTAGCACTCGCGCCAATTTGAGACTTAGTACCTACTTTAACACCACCAGTTAAAGTAGAGTTGGGTGATATATGTGCATAGTCACTAATAACATTATCATGTTCTACAATAGCTGCAGTATTTATAATACAATGTGTGCCGATTTTAGTTTCAGCATTTATAACACATTTTGCCATGATAACTGTACCAAATCCTATATTAACTGAAGGACTAATTATAGATGTTGGATGCTTTAATACTGGATACTTTTCAATAGGTATATCAAGTTTGTTAAATACCTTTTCACGGATACCATTACTCCCAATGGCAATGTTGAAATAGTAATCTTCTTGATACTTTTGAATATTGCTCAAATTATCATAAATTACATCATTTTCTACATAAGGTTCAGATATATTATCATCTAAATATCCTTTAAATGTATACTCGTCACTAAGATTAACAATATCTTTCACTACTTTTGCATGTCCACCATTACCAATTAATAAAAGTGGTTTCATTCCGCACTACCTCTGAATTTTTCCATCGTAACATGGTCAGTCGCACTTATATCTTTACGCTTAATAACATTTACAAACGTCTTATAAATGATAAACATATCTAAAGTAAAAGATTGATTTTCTACATACCAAACATCTAATTTAAATTTCTCGTCCCAAGAAATAGCATTTCTACCATTAATCTGTGCCCAACCTGTAATACCAGGTTTAACAAGATGTCTTTTTCTTTGTTCTTCAGTATAAAGTGGAAGATATTCCATTAATAATGGTCTAGGACCAACTAAGCTTATGTCACCTTTTAAGACATTAATTAACTGAGGTAACTCATCTATACTTGATTGACGTATGAATGTACCTGTTTTAGTCATTCTCTGTTCATCAGGTAACAAATCACCATTACTGTCTCTTTCGTCAGTCATTGTTCTAAACTTCATTATTTCAAAAGGTTTTCCATCTTTACCTGGTCTAGTTTGTTTAAACATGACAGGTTTCCCCATACTT encodes the following:
- a CDS encoding acetyltransferase produces the protein MKPLLLIGNGGHAKVVKDIVNLSDEYTFKGYLDDNISEPYVENDVIYDNLSNIQKYQEDYYFNIAIGSNGIREKVFNKLDIPIEKYPVLKHPTSIISPSVNIGFGTVIMAKCVINAETKIGTHCIINTAAIVEHDNVISDYAHISPNSTLTGGVKVGTKSQIGASATVIPTKKVGDNTIVGAGATVVNDIGNNQIVVGSPAKPIRR
- a CDS encoding MerR family transcriptional regulator, with the protein product MKNINHIPISEFASLTNISRQTLIYYDKIDLFKPDYKNEIGYRYYSVKQIEFINVITLLKDLGMSLKEIKQYTQDKSPEYFLNLMHQQKKTIQQQKEKLNHNEMVIDEKIQSIREAIQTDFETITMHHLEETTFYISDNISNVSELDFLISINHFVEELKSHALYSSQPIGVITNRREILKHEFNNYTYLYVKIPNKYRHFENAITLKGSFLVGYHVGKDNGIKKSYKKMLKEIERLNLTIGQYVYEEYVFDSVIKNNENEYITKIMIEIEKG
- a CDS encoding alpha/beta hydrolase-fold protein → MQEVQKILWNNRLLTIAFPTNYNEENPKPFTTVIVQDGDYIFSELIKKDPKNIMFVGLEPEDRNSEYTPWEADVEGLHFDGKVDEYLDLVEYELIPFLKENYHIFDEAEYLTIGGASFGALTSLYALLTRPHLFGHYLLISVSMWYPDFVELIARAKDIEYPRHIYWYVGEQEGVGYHNVISDMVPYTYKGVELLKGKLINPDSTFIFETNPEGTHTPEYFEAYFEEGIQQLF
- a CDS encoding sugar transferase, whose protein sequence is MLKRLLDITVSTTGLIAASPVLIGASVFIAKSMGKPVMFKQTRPGKDGKPFEIMKFRTMTDERDSNGDLLPDEQRMTKTGTFIRQSSIDELPQLINVLKGDISLVGPRPLLMEYLPLYTEEQRKRHLVKPGITGWAQINGRNAISWDEKFKLDVWYVENQSFTLDMFIIYKTFVNVIKRKDISATDHVTMEKFRGSAE
- a CDS encoding DegT/DnrJ/EryC1/StrS family aminotransferase, coding for MSERILLSSPHMGGNEQKYINEAFEKNWIAPLGENVTEFEKTVRDYVQLDHSLALGSGTFAIHLALIECGVTEGDIVFCSSLTFCATSNPILYQNATPVFIDSDNETWNMSPYALRKALEKYDELGKLPKAVLVVNLYGQSAKMDEIVSLCKKFNVKLIEDAAESLGSEYKGRKSGSFGDYGIFSFNGNKIITTSGGGMLVSNNKENIDHALFLSTQARDQAIHYQHSELGFNYRLSNISAGIGRGQMEVLEDRVNKRREIFNTYQSELGNIEGFNFQPELTDTKSNRWLTALTIDSKKVGFTSSDLIAYLQENNIEARPVWKPMHMQPLYDKYDYILENEDNAKDLFENGLCIPSGSNMLDEELNKVISKIKEFVSSKS
- the norA gene encoding multidrug efflux MFS transporter NorA: MNKKLNVLYFNLFLMFLGISIVIPVLPTLLHDLDLNGSDLGILVAVFALFQMIASPFGGKFADKFGKKIIIIIGLLLFSISEFIFAVGNSFSILLLSRMLGGISAAFVMPGVNGMIGDLSTNENRARNFSYMSAVINTGFIVGPGIGGFLAEISHRMPFYFAGGLGILALLFSIILLKEEKEDHDSADGQKRKVKEPFPYKLFVVPVIIMLILSYGLASTETMYSLYTAEKVNFQPKDISIAITGGAIVGVIFQLFLFEKLVGRVGEIKLTLFSLIYSIVILGVYAAAPNYITVMLVSFVLFIGFDLIRPSMTNYFSKLAGNHQGTAGGLNSAATSVGNLLGPLVAGFVFDININYPLFVAMAFFLVASIMIVFYRPDKFKF
- a CDS encoding DUF418 domain-containing protein; this translates as MNPTSTKERIHELDYIRGFALMGIIFLNIPVLLHSTYDFSMNDLAYRKFLDLFVESKFFSIFSFLFGIGFYIFMDRAKDKAENQYVLYLRRIVVLAIFGFLHMQLQPGEALFIYAIFGLFLLPVFKMNKWINLIIGLILLLLVISVDVKTVMPLPLFILGLTFAQFDLHNKFNQHRMYYAIIMVISLLISIVGIYFMSQTYVGPSYEAIQHTGLSVGEYNNRYDETGNNIIRLSPVISVFYFTFLVTILQFKVVQKLLIPLRFYGRMALSNYIGQTLLILLFGYLLNMYEAHLTVTGQLAIMIVVVQLFISSIWLTYFKYGPLEYIWKVCTYFKKFAIK